TAAGATTTTGCGCCAACTACGTGAAGAAGGCAAACAATACGATCTGATTGTGCTTGATCCACCCAAGTTTGCCCACTCGCAGAGCCAGATTGATCGAGCAACGCGCGGCTACAAAGACATCAATATGCAAGCCTTCCACTTGCTGCGCCCAGGTGGCGTGTTAGCAACCTTCTCATGTTCAGGGCTGATTAGCGCCGATCTTTTTCAAAAAGTGGTGTTTGGCGCAGCCTTGGATGCTGGCCGCGATGCCCAAATTATCGACACACTCACCCAAGGTGGTGATCACCCTGTCTTGTTGACCTTCCCAGAGGCGGCCTATCTCAAGGGATTAATCTGCCGCGTCTGGTAGCCGTTGAGGACTTGCAATGGCGTATCGTTTGCTCAATGAAGGCTCGATCACAACGCCTGCTGGCTTTCGGGCAACAGGTATTCACTGCGGCTTGAAAACTACCAGCCGTGATCGTGATCTTGGGTTGTTAATTACCAAAACTGGTTGCAACGTTACCGGCCATTTTGGCGCAACCAGCGGGATAACTGGGGCTTGGACAACCGCTAATTTGCGGCGCAACGCCGAGGATGTGCGGGCCGTCTTGCTCTTGACTGGCGTAGATGGTGGGCGCGGAGCCAGTGCCGTACACAATTGTCAGGAGTTGGCAGGCTTGCTGGCTGAAGAAGCATGGATCAAGCCAGAGCAGGTGGTGTTATTGGCGGCAGGCGCAGCAGGTTCATTCGATATGGATTTATTGCGGCGCGGTGTGCCACGGGCGCTTGATGAGCTGGATAGCAAAGGCGGGCGACGCTTAGCCCTAGCCCTAGCCCAAGAGCCAAATCCAACTGCTCAGGCGGCGGTCGAGGTCGAAGCGAGCGATGGTACAAGTGCCAGCATTGGCGGCTTAGCCAGCTCCGGCGATGCCCCACGCTGGTTGATCACCACCAACGCTCAGCTCTCAACCCGCCTGCTTAATCGCGCAGTTTTAGCATTGCTCGAAGCCTATCCCGCGCTTGATCAAGCTGCCATCCTGATTTTGGCCAATCCTAGCGCCAGTTTAGCGCCAAACCACAGCAACCAAGCAGCCTATCACGAATGGTATGCAGGGTTAGCTGGATTAATTGCCCATTTGAGCGAACAACTCGGCTAGCGCATTGTTTTGAGAGCTATGGCCATGGTACAATCACAACCAAGGCCATAGCTATGGCAAACGAGAGCGCTTATGCAACGATTACCTTTGTTTCCGTTAAACGTGGTGTTGTTTCCTGGAGCACAACTGCCGCTGCATATTTTCGAGCCGCGCTATCGCACAATGATCAGTCGCTGTCTTGAGGAAAGCAAGCCGTTTGGGGTGGTGTTGATTCGCGAGGGCGTTGAGGTTGGTGGCTCAGCTGTGCCGCATATGGTTGGCACAACCGCCGATATTCAAAGCGCCTATCGTTTAGCCGATGGCCGAATGTATCTTGTGACCGAAGGCCGCCAGCGCTTCCGCATCAATTACCCACTTAGCGTTGACCCGTATATGGTTGCAATGGTCACGATGCTTGATGATGAAGTTAATGATCGCCATCAAGCCGATGAATTGACCGCGCTCTATGCGCAATATCATCGTACCGTTGCCGCCGCGACTGGTATGCGCTCAACCGCGATCGATCTGCCAAGTGATCCAGTGAGCCTCAGTTATAAGCTAGCCGACTCGATGCAGATGGCCTTGCCAATTAAACAACGTTGGCTCGAATCCGACCTTGATCAACGGATTCATGAATTGATCGAAGCGCTACAATTTGAGCTAGCGCTGCTGCCCAACATTCCGCCCGACCAGTTGGATCGTGAACCACCTTTTGAAAACACTTCGTGGAATTAAGTGCCACGCCAAATCTATGTTAATTGCTAGTGTTCGACTTGAACTCTTCATCCCCGCCGTTCATTCGCTCAAAGAAAAACGTAGCGTGCTTAAATCGGTCATTACCCGTTTGCGCAACGAGTTCAACGCCTCGGTCGCCGAGGTCGATGAACATGATCGTTGGCAGCGCGGGGTGATTGGGGTGGCCTGTGTTGGTAGCGAGACTCGCTATCTCGAAGGCCAAATCGATGCCATTATTCGTTGGATCGAGCAAAATCGGCCAGATGTGAGCATTGTGGATATTGAGCGCGAGCTGTTGTAACGATTGAGCCGCATTGGGTCAGAAACCGCAGAAATAAACTAATCCACGAAGGACACGAAGCCCGTTCCCTCACCCCCGGCCCCTCTCCCGCTGCGGCAGGCGAGGGGAGCACTGCCAGAGAGGTTCCCCCTCGCCTCGCGTGCGGGAGAGGGGGCTAGTGGGTGAGGGAATCCCAGCAAGAGCAGGGTCAGGGCTAAGGGCATGTGCCTACAAGCCTAAGAACAATTCATGGAAACGGGCATCGCCAGTTAATTCGGGATGAAAAGCGGTTGCCAAGAGTTTAGCTTGACGAGCCGCCACAATCCGCCCATCATCTAAGCTAGCCAAGGTTTCAACTGCCTCGCCTACCTTATCGATCTGCGGGGCGCGGATAAATACGGCGTGAAACGGTACTTCGCCAAGGGCAGGCACCTGCAAGTTGGTTTCAAAACTATCAACTTGGCGACCAAAAGCATTGCGCCGCGCAGTAATATCCATCAAACCAAGCGCTGGCTGGCCTTCAACTCGGCCTTCGGCAATTTCCTTGGCTAGCAAAATCATGCCAGCACATGTGCCCCAAATTGGCATACCCTCGGCTGCGCGTTGCTGAATTGGCCCCAGCAAATCGAAGCGTACCAACAATTTACCAATCGTCGTGCTCTCGCCACCAGGAATAATCAAACGCTCAACTTGGGCTAATTGCTCGGGCAAACGCACCTGCAAGGTTGCCACGCCCAAACCTTGGAGCATTGTTTCATGCTCAATAAACGCGCCTTGCAGCGCCAAAACTCCAACCGTCATGCTAAACCTCTTTTTTAAGGATGAATTATGAGGGAGGAAGGATGAAAACCAACGTTCTAATTGAAAGGATGAACGTTGAATTACGTTGGATTAGATATCCTTCACAATTCGACATTCATCCTTCATCGGAAGTTGGCTATTCAATTTTAGAGTATCATTATGAAGGAAATTTTCATCCCTCATAATTCATCCTTCATCCTTCGGAAAGCTTACCAACCGCGTTTGGCGAGCAACTCGTTCTCAGGGATCGTATCGATATTGATGCCGACCATGGCTTCGCCCAAGTTGCGGCTAATTTCGGCCAAAAGCTTGGCATCGCGGAAGTGGGTGGTCGCTTCAACGATCGCTTTGGCGCGTTTGGCTGGATTACCTGATTTGAAAATCCCTGAGCCAACGAACACGCCATCAACACCCAATTGCATCATCAAAGCAGCATCGGCTGGAGTGGCAATCCCACCAGCAGCAAAGTTGACGACTGGCAAGCGGCCTAATTCAGCAATTTGCTTGACCAATTCATAGGGAGCTTGCAAATTCTTGGCTGCTACAAACAATTCATCGGGATCGAGGGTTTGCAAACGGCGAATTTCGGCGAACATCGTGCGAGCGTGACGCACAGCTTCAACCACATTGCCCGTACCAGCTTCGCCCTTGGTGCGAATCATGGCTGCGCCTTCGGTGATACGGCGTAAAGCTTCGCCCAAATTACGAGCGCCACAGACGAATGGCACTTTGAAATTGTGCTTGTTGGTATGATGTTCTTCATCAGCAGGCGTGAGCACTTCGCTCTCGTCAATATAATCAACCCCAATCGCTTCGAGGATTTGCGCTTCAACAAAGTGGCCAATCCGCGATTTAGCCATCACAGGAATGGTGACTGCTTCAATGATGCCTTGGATCATTTCGGGGTCGCTCATCCGCGCCACGCCGCCATCTTTACGAATA
The Herpetosiphon gulosus genome window above contains:
- a CDS encoding DUF503 domain-containing protein encodes the protein MLIASVRLELFIPAVHSLKEKRSVLKSVITRLRNEFNASVAEVDEHDRWQRGVIGVACVGSETRYLEGQIDAIIRWIEQNRPDVSIVDIERELL
- the pdxT gene encoding pyridoxal 5'-phosphate synthase glutaminase subunit PdxT, with the translated sequence MTVGVLALQGAFIEHETMLQGLGVATLQVRLPEQLAQVERLIIPGGESTTIGKLLVRFDLLGPIQQRAAEGMPIWGTCAGMILLAKEIAEGRVEGQPALGLMDITARRNAFGRQVDSFETNLQVPALGEVPFHAVFIRAPQIDKVGEAVETLASLDDGRIVAARQAKLLATAFHPELTGDARFHELFLGL
- a CDS encoding LON peptidase substrate-binding domain-containing protein translates to MQRLPLFPLNVVLFPGAQLPLHIFEPRYRTMISRCLEESKPFGVVLIREGVEVGGSAVPHMVGTTADIQSAYRLADGRMYLVTEGRQRFRINYPLSVDPYMVAMVTMLDDEVNDRHQADELTALYAQYHRTVAAATGMRSTAIDLPSDPVSLSYKLADSMQMALPIKQRWLESDLDQRIHELIEALQFELALLPNIPPDQLDREPPFENTSWN
- a CDS encoding bifunctional ornithine acetyltransferase/N-acetylglutamate synthase translates to MAYRLLNEGSITTPAGFRATGIHCGLKTTSRDRDLGLLITKTGCNVTGHFGATSGITGAWTTANLRRNAEDVRAVLLLTGVDGGRGASAVHNCQELAGLLAEEAWIKPEQVVLLAAGAAGSFDMDLLRRGVPRALDELDSKGGRRLALALAQEPNPTAQAAVEVEASDGTSASIGGLASSGDAPRWLITTNAQLSTRLLNRAVLALLEAYPALDQAAILILANPSASLAPNHSNQAAYHEWYAGLAGLIAHLSEQLG
- the pdxS gene encoding pyridoxal 5'-phosphate synthase lyase subunit PdxS — translated: METSTFTTKVGLAQMLKGGVIMDVVTPDQAKIAEEAGAVAVMALERVPADIRKDGGVARMSDPEMIQGIIEAVTIPVMAKSRIGHFVEAQILEAIGVDYIDESEVLTPADEEHHTNKHNFKVPFVCGARNLGEALRRITEGAAMIRTKGEAGTGNVVEAVRHARTMFAEIRRLQTLDPDELFVAAKNLQAPYELVKQIAELGRLPVVNFAAGGIATPADAALMMQLGVDGVFVGSGIFKSGNPAKRAKAIVEATTHFRDAKLLAEISRNLGEAMVGINIDTIPENELLAKRGW